Proteins from one Triticum aestivum cultivar Chinese Spring chromosome 7A, IWGSC CS RefSeq v2.1, whole genome shotgun sequence genomic window:
- the LOC123153936 gene encoding uncharacterized protein — protein MLTYLEFNGWLWELPDGFRVLVDPILVGNLNFGIPWLFDATKKSLPKSQPNAGVLTSVDLLLITQSLDDHCHLHTLTQLAAIRPGLPIIATPNARAILSALPFTHVTYLEPGQSTTAAAVTVLATAGPVLGPPWQRPENGYIVTTAAAGKTEIERAEDAGGRGRGSRGAVARLVVASGDYIVVIIVVVDDVMLLSSDTGYSNSESAGSSSPSMLSTIGSSKVSSGMGAARAHPNRR, from the exons ATGCTCACCTACCTCGAGTTCAACGGCTGGCTGTGGGAGCTGCCCGACGGCTTCCGCGTCCTCGTCGACCCCATCCTCGTCGGCAACCTCAACTTCGGCATCCCCTGGCTCTTCGACGCCACCAAGAAGAGCCTCCCCAAGTCCCAGCCAAACGCCGGCGTCCTCACCAGCGTCGACCTGCTGCTCATCACCCAGAGCCTGGACGACCACTGCCACCTCCACACCCTCACCCAGCTCGCCGCCATCCGCCCCGGCCTCCCCATCATTGCCACGCCCAACGCGCGCGCAATCCTCTCCGCCCTCCCCTTCACCCACGTCACCTACCTCGAGCCCGGCcagtccaccaccgccgccgccgtcaccgtgCTCGCCACCGCCGGCCCCGTGCTCGGCCCGCCGTGGCAGCGCCCCGAGAACGGCTACATcgtcaccaccgccgccgctggGAAAACAGAAATTGAACGGGCAGAGGATGcaggaggaagggggaggggaaGCAGAGGGGCGGTGGCTAG GCTGGTCGTCGCCAGCGGCGACTACATCGTCGTCATCATTGTTGTCGTCGACGATGTCATGCTTCTCTCCTCCGACACGGGATACTCCAACTCCGAGTCGGCGGGATCCTCctccccctccatgctctccacgATAGGGTCGTCGAAAGTGTCGTCGGGAATGGGGGCGGCCAGAGCTCACCCGAATCGTCGCTAG